The Humulus lupulus chromosome 4, drHumLupu1.1, whole genome shotgun sequence genome has a window encoding:
- the LOC133828992 gene encoding uncharacterized RING finger protein C57A7.09-like, whose amino-acid sequence MSSSVIPYSCEVWQPDRINGISTTNDGENWSPQEHCPEFLIDVFVTYMNNNDAVQHDTSLHTTPNYSSTSRYFHFTSERHHFVESSISWSTISNMLSHMLVPFHAQPLMIQKITTIAREIALQSENLSCKTISLAIALVVGQERLEEEEEEEMDQANVSKAIAGLENVKIEELGENNCVICLEDMLLGCEAARLPCLHFYHEDCILNWLEKSNFCPLCRFKMPL is encoded by the coding sequence ATGTCTAGTTCTGTAATTCCATACAGCTGTGAAGTATGGCAACCGGATCGTATCAACGGGATATCAACTACGAACGACGGTGAAAATTGGTCACCACAGGAGCACTGCCCCGAGTTCTTGATCGATGTGTTCGTAACATATATGAATAATAATGATGCCGTACAACACGACACATCACTCCATACGACACCAAATTATTCCTCAACATCAAGGTACTTCCATTTCACAAGTGAACGACACCATTTTGTAGAGAGTAGTATCTCATGGTCCACAATATCCAACATGCTCTCCCACATGTTGGTTCCCTTTCATGCTCAACCACTTATGATCCAAAAGATTACCACTATTGCTCGTGAAATAGCTTTGCAGTCCGAAAACCTCAGCTGCAAAACTATTTCTCTTGCTATTGCTCTTGTCGTGGGACAAGAGCGattggaggaggaggaagaagaagagatggATCAAGCAAACGTTTCTAAAGCAATCGCGGGTTTAGAGAATGTGAAAATTGAAGAGTTAGGGGAGAATAATTGTGTGATATGTTTGGAAGATATGCTGTTAGGGTGTGAAGCTGCTAGGTTACCTTGTTTGCATTTTTATCATGAAGATTGCATATTGAATTGGCTTGAGAAGAGTAATTTCTGCCCCTTGTGCCGGTTTAAGATGCCTTTATGA